AATCTTGCAGCCACGGCGGCTATTTGGTGTGCCATGATACCCTGCAGGATGTGCATCCATTTTTAGAGCGGAATAGACCGTTGGTGTGACGGAACGACATGAAACTCGGTGCCAAGAGACACATCAGGCTCTGACCTTCCTCCGCGTTTACTTGAAATGTGTTCCCctcttcctttctttcctACTGCGATCCTCTCGCAAAGCAAATCCAATGAGTTCGGAAACAAGGTCTAGAGTCTGCCTCGATGTGGCTATCGACCACCGAATTCGACGACTCTTCGAGCCCATTAATCACTATCAAACAGGGCACTCCAATCATGTCTCCCGCATCGAGGCTTTGGGACAGTCCCTCGGGCGATCTAGCGACGAGATAAAAACAACTGCAAAGCTTGCAGGCCCAGCAGTCAAGGgcggcatcgccatcacccTACAGCAACCCCGGCATAATCACCCATTTGAGAAGGGCCTCGACGCCGTGATCGAAGATTGCGAGTCCCTTTATGCCCTGTACGACGTTTTCAGGACGGTGTCCTGTGGGACCCTCGATATTCGGACCAACATAACCATCGTCGACATGCTGCCGTATGTATCTGAAGACATTGCAAGAATCCGATATGACGAGCTTAAAGAGTCATTCCGCGCGTCAACGCAGATCATCTGCGACAAGGAGCCCGCTGTCCTGCTCTGTGCTGGCAAGATATGGTTGCCGGGGGCGGGCAAGTCCGATAACCGCAAGGGAGACGCCTGGAAATTTGAGAGTCTCAGGCTCGGGGAGAGATTTGGTAGTACACCGAAGTTGCCCGTTAAAGTGAGGGTCCGTCCTCCAGAAGGGCGTGGATTCATTACCATTCCAAGAGTCAATGGCTTCCATCCAAGCCACGCGATGAATTACCACTCCCATGCCAGTCTTCTGAGGCAGCTGCAGATTTTGATCGGAGCTGAAACTTGCGGCACGTTGAGGGGTGATTGGGAAGACGAGCCATGGATGACTGAAATGAGACATCGGTGCATGGGGATTTCTAAATCACTCTCAGGTGAGTGACAATTTTCACTTATACCCCAAGCCGTCCTAATATTCGTCGCAACGCATCATATCCGTACTAATAATATACCATAATAGGGTCATCGCCTATTTCTCCTTCACCAGAAAGTCCCGACCAACGCTCAACCAAACGCAGTTGCACCAAATATCTACCAGAGTACCAACAGCTTTATTCTGACGCACTGCTTGATCTGTGCGACTGTGCCAAGCGGGTCATTTTGAGCCAAAGGTCAGGCAGCTCACCTGGAACGTGTTATAACACTCTACTTTCTAGTGGTTTGAGCGAGATTTGTAACGACGTATCGCTGATCCTGCGGCAAATGTTGCGTCTCCAGCGCAGAGGCTGGCCCGACATCGTATCTTGGAAGAACGAGAAAGCTCTAAGGGATGCCGCAACTGACACAAACCACTTTGCCGTGGATTTACTCAAAGCTACGAAGTACGAGGTCGAGGCGCAGCTCTTAAAGACCGTTCAGCAAGGAGCCTGGTCTATTCTCAAATGTGTCACAAGTGCTGGTGGCAACGGACTCGAGTATACCCTTAACTTGAACAGAGCATGCGACGCCTTTCTTGACTTGGCTGTCAATATCGAGACACTACTTTGGAATCTcctgctggacgaggaggatgctaTTAGGGCGATGGGTCAAGAAGAGGTGCTGTCGAGTCTGATGAGCAGAATGACGCTGACATCGACAGCGGTCAGCGTGGCACCATGCACTTTACCTGTTGAATAGCTTAAAGGGGGGGGCTACTAATTGCAAATATCTCATATCTTGGTAAATTAGTGGTGCATTTCGGACTCGGGTGAGCACGCACATGCAGCAGCCACCGTTATTCGGCGTTGTTCGGGCCCGCGCACCAACGGGCTCATATGCCCCAGGCCTTTCAGCGTGGTACCTCAAATGAATCCTTTATCCTTCGTTATAGCTATTGTTACTATAATTTTAGTAAGCTTtgatataatataactattttaccgacttagctttttataacctaagaaattataattataacaATTTTAAAGCTTTTCTTATAAATTACCTGAGGCAAACGCGGTACTGTCTCCCTGAAGCGCACGGAAGCCGCACGGACATGCTATGATGGCCGAGTGGGTCGGTCACCTGGCGCGGCGGGCGTCACAATGCGCTGGGGTTTCGTTTAGGAAGGTAGGCCAAGACGCTGATCGCAAGCTGTGCTCCAAGAAAGCTCTGCGAGCAGCGCGTTCTGCATTGGATGTAGACAGAATATTGAAGAGGAGTTGAGTGACTGAAGGGGAGAGAAAGACTGCGACGTAGATCTCGTTGTGCATCTCAACGGAGACTGCTGGGTGATAGAACAACCAAACTTGAGTGCGTGAGCATGAGTACGCCTGTGGTGCGACATTTTCTCAACATGGCTGGTTGGGGTGGGGGTGCTGTGATACGGACTGCAGACAGCCTTCCGGAACCAAGTTCAACCACTGTCTTTGCCCAACATGGATCCACAAGCTCTTGTCACAGGTGATAGCAGAACGTAACCGCGCGGCAAGACTGACCACTAAGCCCTCTCTAACAGCTGAGTCCTGGATACGGGGCCCACAATCTTGTGCATAAATATTATTGGTGGCCTCCATGATGAGGCAAATCCTTCATACTATCAAAATTTGCACCGATACCCTTATCCTCCTCTTTAGTTCGGGAATCCACATAGTGGTTTCCATAGTCACTTGTCACCTTACGCACCCTTTTCCAAATATTCACTAGACGACCAACAAGATGGCAGAGCCAGTGGGCCTCGCTTCCGCGATCTTAGCACTCACCACCTTTGCGTTGAAGGCTACCGTCTCACTCTACGATGATGTCAGCACTTTCCGCACCCATCCCAAAAGAGTCCGTGATCTCCTTGAAGAACTGCATGCTCTGAGAGGGGTCTTGGAAATGCTCATGAAAACCGCTGGCGCTGCTACCGACGTGGATTTCTCAGCACTCGGTGTCCCTTTGCAACGATGTGGCGAAGCCTGCGAGGAGTTTGGCCAAGAGCTAACCAAGTGCTGCGCACGGTCCAATGCGGATCGAACAAGTTTCCGCGACTGGGCTAAGATGAAGTACATGGGTAACGATATTGATGGCTTCCGGCAGCAGCTGGCTAGCTATAAATCTACGATCAATATCGCCCTGACAGATGCAAGCCTGTGAGTTTTTGCTTATCTACTTGGATACCTGGAGCTTTCTAACAGTTTATTAGTCGCGTGTCATCTATCACGACGAAGACTCTCGAGGATCACAAAGAGCTAATCAGGAACGCTACTGATGATTTGGAGGCTCATCTCGAGAGCATCAATGAGAAACTCGAGGCAATGATCGAACGCACTGTGTCAGCTTCTGATACCGATGCAGCCGATTTACGTCGTATACAGAATGAGCGAGTTAGCACAGAGAAGGGCCTTCAAATCTGTCGCCAGCTCTCAGATCATATCAAGGAGTTACAGCTCAGCTATGCTGGGACAGGCACGGACTCACTAAGGATCCTAGATTCCGACCGTCTACCGAATAGAATCGTCAACGAATCCTTGCAGGAGTGCACGGGAAGCCTCAGAGTTGCTACTGAACAATTAGAAGGATACGAGCGGAAGGTGATGGACCGGTTGATGGCCAAGTCAAAATTGGCGATGactgatgaggatggagcTGATCTCGAAAGACTCCGAAGTGAGTTGGAAACCACTCGCCAATCGATAAATATCTGCAACCGGGCCGAAATGCGCTTGCAACAAAACATCAGCGTAATCGAAAATTACGCCACTGGAGATCAGACCGTTCAATTCTTAGCCTCGGCGAACGAAAAGACCATAAATGGAAAAAACACCGGATTTGGGTGGGCCCAGCGGCAGATCGGTGGGCATTTCGACAACGAGACTATACGGCAGCTTTCCCAGGACGCCTTCAAACCGGTCACACGACACGGCAGGAACGATGAATCTCAGAGTCAGGACCACACTCCTTCACGTCCTAGACCTATCCCTAATGATCAAGACGTATCCAAGTTCAGCGATCGTTGGGGGGGAGGTCACAAGCTCAGTTCCACGTCTTACTCTGACCGTACAGTACAGATTAACCCTTTCCCAAACCAGGACCTGCCATCTGGTTCATCTACAGGTAGTTAGACATCACTTGGTAGATAGTCGTACATAGCCGTCACGGGGTCTTGGAGTCTTCTTTCAGCTTCCATTTTCTCCACCCTTAAAGCAAGGGCTACCTATGCGTCCCAGAATGATTACAGCACAGAATGGATTTAAAATCATCAAGATTGTGTGATACAAGAGATAGCTCGAGGCGGGTACCGATTCAGTGGTGTTATTGATGCCGCCCTTAACCAATAAATCATCACCCTCTCCAATTCTCTCGTTCAATTCCCCTCTCAGTTCTCTCGGTCAGCGATTTTGGCTTCTGGTggagcctccttctcctACTTATCCCTCCGTCCCGCTCTTCTTTGCCATCAGCGTCAGAATGATACGCAGGCTTAATATCCGGCGGCCTCTGACTGCTAATAAGTAGCAGATCCTCGATATGAGTCTATCTCTTAACTACGAGTTCTAGCATATCCATATCCTCTTTCGCGGTACTATGCCCCATTAGTGCGGCATAACCGCCCTCGTACGCTAGACATGAACTCCCGTAAATGGTCTGCATTTTACGAACCACTATACTGGGCCTCTAGTGGGCGGGAGTTAGGTGATAGCGGCTCATTATGATGCCAATTCGGGTGAGTCTATGGCCAGTGGCAATGACAATAAGATGGGCAATAGCAAGCTGGTTTTATTGATGCTAGAGGGCATAGTAAGGAAGGAGCATATGGGTGAAGGGAAACTGGAATAGGCGTAAAACCTCGACGATCTCCTACAACACATGTGGAAGATTAAGGTCATATGGGATTAACTTGACGATGGTCCCAATGGAAATGTGGTGGAAAGGCTAATCTTAATAGGAGTTCCATGACATTTCCCCGATCTCAGAAGATGAAAAGGGATATGGCTTGCACTAAAGGGAAGCGTCTAGACGAGGCCTCTGGCTACCCTGTTGTTCAATATTGTCACGGGTTGGCTTTATCGGCCTCTtgttcagccagccacacaTAATTTTCGAATTTTAGGACAATACGTGGTTTAGGTTAGTGGCTGCTTGGTCTGGATACCTGCGAGACAGCCAATCGGCGTTTACCAAAAGTGAGAAAGCGTGAGCGAAAGCGGAATGATCATGACGCGTGGGCAACAGGATTGGGCTTTGATATGGCCAGGCAAGATCCACCGAGTCACAGCTGACCAATACAGATTAGAGTGATAGGTGTCGCCTCAAACCCACATGGACAAGGAGTGGCCGCACCAACAGTGAGGGGTGACCACCATGCGGGAGGCCGACCAACTCTTTATTCCCTCACGTTCTTGACACATGATAACTGGTGATGGCGGACCCGCTAAGTGTCGTTTCTGGGCTTCTAGCCATTGTTACCGCCACCATCCAGTCTAGCAAAGTGCTTTACCAGACGGTCCAGAGTTTCAGGGACCACCCCCGGTCTGTGCGGCAGCTGGTAGACGAGctcgacgccctcgccgGTGTCCTCCATTGCCTGGAAGGTTCTGCGGGACGTGAACCTTCCATTCTCGTCCCGCTGAAGCTTCCACTTGAGCGATGTACTGAAGCCTGCGTGGATTTTCGCAACTTGATAGACAGATGCACTAAACACTCTGGGGGGCAGGGAAACACCAGCTTCAGAGACTGGGCAAGGCTCAGATACATGGACAATGACATCAATGGTTTTACGGCGATGTTGGCTGGGTATAAAGCCACCATTGCTATCGCTCTCGCCGATGCAAACCTGTAAGATAGCCATTTCCCTGTGCCAGCTACTTGGCTGACCAGACGATCAGACGATCAAGCACGGTTACCCTCCAAGTTCTCAACGAATATAAAGACATGATTCGTAACACAAAGCAAGATCTTGAGGACCATCTCGAAGAGATCACCGTCAAATTGCAGTCTTTGGCCAGACAAAACGACATCCCCACCAGAGCGGAACCCGTCGACATAGAGCGCTTTCGAAATGAACGCAAGACAACCGAGCAGTGTCTCGAAATTTGCTCACAGGTGTTATCACATATCAACGGACTAAGGCTCTTGCCAGTGGGGACAGGGGAGGCAACGCGTGGTACTACGTCCGCAGGGTTATCTATCCAGGATCT
This Fusarium keratoplasticum isolate Fu6.1 chromosome 6, whole genome shotgun sequence DNA region includes the following protein-coding sequences:
- a CDS encoding Helo-like-N domain-containing protein, yielding MAEPVGLASAILALTTFALKATVSLYDDVSTFRTHPKRVRDLLEELHALRGVLEMLMKTAGAATDVDFSALGVPLQRCGEACEEFGQELTKCCARSNADRTSFRDWAKMKYMGNDIDGFRQQLASYKSTINIALTDASLRVSSITTKTLEDHKELIRNATDDLEAHLESINEKLEAMIERTVSASDTDAADLRRIQNERVSTEKGLQICRQLSDHIKELQLSYAGTGTDSLRILDSDRLPNRIVNESLQECTGSLRVATEQLEGYERKVMDRLMAKSKLAMTDEDGADLERLRSELETTRQSINICNRAEMRLQQNISVIENYATGDQTVQFLASANEKTINGKNTGFGWAQRQIGGHFDNETIRQLSQDAFKPVTRHGRNDESQSQDHTPSRPRPIPNDQDVSKFSDRWGGGHKLSSTSYSDRTVQINPFPNQDLPSGSSTGS